In one Columba livia isolate bColLiv1 breed racing homer chromosome 23, bColLiv1.pat.W.v2, whole genome shotgun sequence genomic region, the following are encoded:
- the MEIOC gene encoding meiosis-specific coiled-coil domain-containing protein MEIOC isoform X1, with product MEPKVAFRGGSRCWSGAEASGRLTDAFSNVMTGSGSLYGSYKSQNEESVELPQTYSSSLSTSEFSAPVDTSLLYTPWSTYGDDPKQPTVSQVNVKSRIQPERSDYGSETDLYGLVSNILDEQEKPQPCCAEGSCPSSLKSVWPVNASRIADHPDLLPETKRPVVGAVSQQGFYGNETVSAAEKQYSPSGNLTSQQKVDDCYRGFTGTDLEEQCVYPPRNDHANCCNMQTNESIKTTPVYQNYPYLKTTFTPQVGYSEVIKDLGADAYSYGREKVFPKGADVQLHQKRAEAFLPQFHRYNENTDYSRYTEYSHASKAKPNKSTNCSLQENKKLVNGTIEAPSLDTEPYTKLFQVKSGTQKKTEDAISDQQNFVFPKAAGLLAEKQFANEASFCMDLGQKFEYGLKSFAACPGNSDCANGAEKQQFSKADLQNSEYCKSLPLMPNSANPSAGANVRPTWMNLQTKTVASVPFQNPNHLLKLNSHLPAFPKSSSHSNDFFPFPSSNFPLNSNLFHKCCQDNPSVFSSLDFGYNTAERAWSAACMEALVRGREENLIEYLSEKKLKQPNGFCDNYSAQQFGILENMNKHRFQVKPQSEHYDLEGQKHTEGLLQNVYQDLAESQGQLNLRQGGGDSNAVNPVACLQPPSFSSNGMMGDFRRNQQLASGTFPLRSARLLGRSVVPLMEPQDLVSRDDLKCFYPYFNDKMYGDGPFPGFVPAFGFQRQVKTRSAPASELHVRLEECYEQWRALEKERKKTESALAKNFQGKKVSSANNTPIPRLTSNPSRVDRLIVDQLREQARVVTLLGKMERLRSSPLHANISTALEKHLEVIHVVQSRRKDEIVNASNRQRQGAPRCQDDRDVFALALAIKEMSVATRKARTTLWCAFQMTLPKSPPAKPEQEKTLQETAQPEGKPGENSINQRAEANKH from the exons ATGGAG CCTAAAGTTGCGTTCAGAGGTGGCAGTCGCTGCTGGAGTGGTGCAGAAGCCAGCGGGAGGCTGACAGATGCATTCAGCAACGTAATGACAGGCTCTGGCTCACTCTATGGTTCTTACAAATCACAG AATGAAGAAAGCGTAGAGCTACCTCAGACCTACAGTTCTTCCCTTTCGACATCCGAGTTCTCTGCACCGGTGGACACTTCGCTTTTGTACACACCGTGGTCAACCTATGGAGACGATCCCAAGCAGCCCACTGTGTCCCAGGTCAACGTCAAGTCCAG GATTCAGCCTGAAAGGAGTGATTATGGCAGTGAAACAGATTTATATGGACTCGTGTCAAACATCTTGGATGAACAAGAGAAACCACAGCCGTGTTGCGCTGAGGG GAGCTGCCCTTCCAGCTTGAAGTCAGTGTGGCCCGTGAACGCGAGCAGGATCGCAGACCACCCCGACCTGTTGCCAGAAACCAAACGGCCGGTTGTCGGAGCTGTCTCACAACAGGGGTTTTATGGTAACGAAACTGTGTCTGCTGCCGAAAAACAGTACTCGCCAAGTGGAAATCTTACATCGCAGCAAAAAGTAGATGACTGTTATCGTGGGTTTACCGGCACAGACCTTGAAGAGCAGTGTGTATACCCTCCCAGGAACGATCATGCCAACTGCTGCAACATGCAGACTAATGAGAGTATTAAGACAACACCTGTGTATCAGAACTATCCGTACCTAAAAACCACCTTTACGCCCCAAGTCGGGTATTCAGAAGTGATCAAAGACTTGGGAGCCGATGCTTATTCTTACGGAAGGGAGAAGGTGTTTCCCAAAGGAGCAGATGTGCAGTTGCACCAAAAGCGGGCAGAAGCGTTTCTTCCGCAGTTTCACAGATATAACGAAAACACAGATTATAGTAGATACACCGAATATTCTCATGCTAGTAAAGCTAAGCCTAACAAGAGCACCAACTGTAGcctccaagaaaataaaaagttagtAAATGGAACCATCGAGGCACCGTCTCTGGACACAGAACCCTATACTAAATTATTTCAGGTTAAATCAGGaactcagaagaaaacagaagacgCAATTTCCGATCAGCAAAACTTTGTATTTCCCAAGGCTGCAGGACTTCTAGCAGAAAAACAATTTGCAAATGAAGCTTCATTCTGCATGGATTTGGGGCAAAAATTTGAATATGGACTAAAATCTTTTGCAGCTTGTCCAGGGAATAGTGACTGTGCAAATggtgcagagaagcagcagttttCCAAGGCCGATCTTCAGAACTCTGAATACTGTAAATCCCTCCCGTTAATGCCAAACTCAGCAAACCCTTCAGCAGGTGCGAACGTGAGGCCAACGTGGATGAACCTGCAAACTAAAACCGTAGCTTCGGTCCCATTTCAGAACCCAAATCATTTGCTGAAACTGAATAGTCATTTACCTGCTTTTCCAAAAAGTTCCAGCCATTCTAatgatttctttccatttccGTCATCAAATTTCCCTTTAAATAGTAATTTATTTCACAAGTGCTGTCAGGATAATCCTTCAGTTTTTTCAAGTCTTGATTTTGGTTATAACACTGCAGAACGAGCTTGGTCTGCGGCCTGCATGGAAGCACTGGTCAGGGGCAGAGAAGAGAACCTCATCGAGTATTTAAGTGAAAAGAAGTTAAAGCAGCCAAATGGCTTCTGTGACAATTATTCAGCTCAGCAGTTTGGGATCCTTGAAAACATGAACAAACACCGTTTCCAAGTGAAGCCGCAGAGCGAGCATTACGACCTGGAAGGACAAAAACACACCGAGGGGTTGTTGCAGAATGTGTATCAAGATTTAGCGGAGTCTCAGGGTCAGCTGAACCTGCGGCAGGGCGGTGGGGACAGTAACGCCGTCAATCCCGTCGCCTGCCTGCAGCCTCCCAGCTTTTCCAGTAACGGCATGATGGGAGACTTCAGGCGGAACCAGCAGCTCGCTTCCGGCACGTTCCCCCTCAGATCCGCTCGCCTGCTCGGCCGTTCCGTTGTCCCGCTGATGGAGCCTCAGGATTTGGTCTCCCGCGatgatttaaaatgtttctacCCCTATTTTAACGATAAGATGTATGGGGACGGTCCTTTCCCTGGTTTTGTCCCAGCATTTGGATTTCAAAGGCAAGTTAAAACCCGTAGTGCGCCTGCCAGCGAACTTCATGTTAGACTAGAAGAATGTTATGAGCAGTGGAGAGctctggagaaggaaagaaagaag ACTGAATCAGCTCTCGCTAAGAATTTCCAAGGGAAAAAGGTTTCCAGTGCGAACAACACTCCGATTCCAAGGCTGACATCGAACCCATCAAGAGTTGATCGCTTAATTGTGGATCAGCTACGTGAACAAGCCAGA GTTGTGACTTTACTGGGAAAAATGGAGCGTCTTCGCAGTTCTCCCCTCCACGCCAACATTTCCACCGCTCTTGAGAAGCACCTGGAGGTGATTCACGTCGTGCAGTCGCGTAGGAAGGATGAAATCGTAAATGCTTCCAATCGGCAGAGGCAAGGAGCGCCCAGGTGCCAGGATGACAGAG ATGTGTTTGCTCTCGCTTTGGCAATTAAAGAGATGAGCGTAGCGACGCGCAAAGCGCGGACGACTCTGTGGTGCGCGTTCCAGATGACATTACCGAAATCTCCGCCCGCAAAACCGGAGCAGGAGAAAACTCTTCAAGAAACAGCGCAGCCGGAAGGAAAACCGGGTGAAAACAGCATCAACCAGCGCGCTGAGGCGAACAAGCACTAA